TAAATGGGTCCACCAGAGCTGCCTGCAGCGATGGGTGGATGAAAAACAGAGGGGAAATAGCACAGCCAAAGTAGCTTGTCCACAGTGCAACACAGAGTATATCATCATCTTTCCTAAGTTGGGTAAGAATACTGTATTCTATTTTATCAATTAAATTGCTGTAAATTATTTGTGCTGGTCAGAAAATTGCTGAACTTTGAATGGAAATTCTCATTTGCAGACTCGTATTTAATACGTAAAGATTTAAAGTAGAGAtactatgaaaaaaatattcattttactAATACTGAGCTGATCTTTTGTACTGTTTTTATCTGCAGGTCCAGTTGTTTATTTGATGGATATAGCAGACaagattatttacaaaatgtgtcCCTTTGTAGCTGGTGGCATGTTCATAGGCTCGGTGTATTGGACTGCTGTAACTTATGGTGCTGTCACTGTAATGCAGGTGAGCAGATTCAGCTGTACAAGAACTTGGCTCAAGTTTCACACACCTATTTTAGACTTAGCAGACTTGCAGCTATTTACAAAGCATGAGTTGGCTATGAGACAGATCAGTTTATACATTATTCTGGCATACGATATGCTATGCGTTTTCCTCATTAAATTATGAATGGGTTCAGAACTTTCTAATCCAGTCTTGAAATGCCCCCATCCAGCAATATTTCGTGTAATGAGCTAACTTTTTCCCTTGCTCCTTAGTTACCCGTTTTCTTCCATATTCTTGttatgtgtgttagtgtatagTCATTAATGCAGTTGctcatgtatttgtgtgttgcGCTGTATGTTAAACTGTTTGTTTGCAGTCCTGTGAACACAGCTCATtgagaaatgtattttcttaaGTTACATTATTACTGGTGTAGAGTGCTTAGTAAGATTTGATTGGTGTCATGTCATAAAGAATAGACTAACCTgatgaaaaaagcatttttcctATGTCATGAACCTTAATATGTCAAGTTTAGATCTGAGATGTCTTCTAATTAACATCAAAATATGATAAAATAGCAGTAAGCacacaaatgttttgaaatattcattctttgagggaaaaaaagtttctgctgTTTGGGTGACATTTTAGATCCATCTGCTTTATTATCTTCATGCAGCTTAAGGTAAGAAAATTCTTATAAATAGTTTTAGCACAGACTGCAGCAGGCTTGAATGCTTGGTTTCTGTACCAGGTGTTAGGTCATAAGGAAGGGTTGAATGTGATGGAGCGAGCAGATCCTCTCTTTCTGCTGATTGGTCTGCCTACTATACCCGTCATGCTGATTTTAGGCAAAATGGTTCGCTGGGAGGACTATATTTTGCGTCTTTGGCGAAAGCATTCGTCAAAACTGCCGCTTCTCAATTACCTTTTCCCAGATGgtaagtttcttttcttttagaaacATGGTTATTAAAgtcagttaataaaaaaaatatagaaacccTTTCACAGTTCATACTTTGCCCTGATCTTTATAAGAACTTAGGCCTTTGTCAGATTATATAATGAAATGAACACTACAATTATTTCTACTTATGGGTCTTATAATCCCCAGCATGTGTGATCCACAGGCATCTCAGatggaaaaacaaacagaaatgtaaaagttATTTTCGTGACATGGCAAGTTTGTCCAAAACCAGTTACTGCATATTTCAAAATCACGTTTTTCAGGAAAGATTGAAACTACAGATAGCATAGACCATAAATATTTAGCCATGCAACTACTTAGAATTTTACCTTACTGCATAACTCCAACTctctttgcatttatttattatgcatagcatttatttattatgcataAATACATATGTGTACATTATAGAGCCAGGTAGATGGCACTCTTTGAACCTtctaacaaataattaaaaatacaagaaaaagagagataaagcaGACACTAGCTGGCACAAAACATACTTTTCCACGACACAGATAATCAACCAAACTTAAACAGTTATAAAATCTCATGTAAAAGTACATATAAGtaactaaaataatatataaaaacaattgCTGTAATGCATGATGCTTTCTATAAAATGGACAAACAAAGGCAAGAATGGCATTCTTCAAATGGTTAAGTTTTAAGCAAGCATTTAAATGTTGTCTTTTGAGTCTGAAAAGTGAATTTGATATGGAAGGTGCCATTGTTTAGAAGTGCAGAAGGAGAACATGTTCATATGCTACTATCTTTGAAGTTGGAATGAAGAGAATGCAAGAGTCAGATGATGGGTGGATGTTTCTAGCAGGAGTGTAGACACACAAGAGATTAGAAAAATATGCAGGGGAAAAAATCTGGGCAAATGTACACCTACCAAACATTGCCCATGGCTGAGCCATAACTGAAGCGAATATTCCTGCCAAGTTTATTGAGGATTGGACAAATGGTGTGGATTTGATTAGGATTCAATTGCTGCCTTGCCCAGCAGTCCTGACTGTctacccctccccacacacacacatatacactcacacacaaacacaaacagacatCCCTGTGCTTTATTTATGAAGGTTATGGCATGTCTGATTTTTATGGATTACACTTTGCCCTATTCCTAACTAATGAAGTCAGATATGTGAGAAAACTTATTTCCCTTTTAAGCCTCAGAAAAGTGCCAGATTATCTTCAAAAGTATGATCCACATTTTGTAAGTCAGTGTAGAAGTGTATGTTTTTAACCCATTTTTGGAACAAGAGGTGTATAGTTGACTTTCCTGCCTAACCAATTGCAATCATTAAATGGCAGATCCTTATTTGAGCATCTGATCGCTAAATTTGCTATTTTAAACATGGACTTCCTTTTAGCTTCATTGTATTCacaaatgaaagtgaaaaaaaatgtttcagggCATTTGAGCACTTTTGTGATAATGTTGTCATGCCAGCACATAAAACTATATTGATCTGTCAACAGAGTTTAATATGAtggtaaaaatagaaataatgataGTACTGTAATACTTTGATTTCAAAAACATTAACTTTTTTAGAAATACAAAGTAAACACCAAAATTAGTTTTTGGAAGTAGTGAATTTAACTTTTTAAGCTTTCTTATGATcagcatttttataaaatggCCAGAGATAATAAGGTAGCTCCAAGTTATACAGCTGAATACCTGCAAAACCTTAAGTTCGTAATTTTAACTAATTTCATAGGTATTCTTGAAATAAACTGTGGTAGTACGgtgcaaatttgttttgaaaagtgtTACCAGTAATGCTGTTTGACTGCTTGTATGAAGGCAGCTGccttttaaatattgtattgaAGAGCTTATTCTTTAGGAGGTATTTTAGTTGGTGGATTTAGGAAAGAAACCTAGAATCCAGTCTATCCTGTGGTAAACATAGCATTCTCTTTTGACATTGCTAAAGTtcttaatgaaaatgtttgtaagcAGTAAAGCACCATTGTGACAACTGAAAATGCAATGCATAGTTGGTGCAATTTGAATGCAATTTCTAGGCATAATAGCAATACTGTAGGTGCATGGATTTGTAATCTTGTATGGATTTGTAATCTTAAAATTTCACTCTACAACCAATGACCAAAGTTTTGTATTCAGAACTGATAGGTTTCAGCTTGTCACTGTCAATaagatgtttaatgtttaaCTATGGATAGTGGTTCTAAAGTCATGCATCACATAACATGGTGTCAGTCAACAGGTCGCATATATGTTCACTCTTATGATGTTTTCCGACAACGAAATCGCCGTCATTAATCCACGCATTACCGTCAGAGTCGAATGGAGTTGAGGGCGGGATAGTTGAgttggtgatggtggggtggtggtggtggtggaggggaagaGGAAACTGTTGTGGCAAATTTGTCGACGTCGAGATAGAAATCAATAGTAAGCCTCTACTCCACAACTGGACTTTCGAATGCTTGTTAACCAGTGATCCATCAACAGGAGACACCCATGGGTGTTTAGTGGGTGGGGGTTGAAGTGATCCCCAGACTTGGCGAGCAAAAGTTGTCTACCGAGAACCTCTGACTTTGCGGGTAGCTTGGGGACCATGGGCCCAGCGCGTTGGTGCATCCGTCTTTTGGCGACTTTACAAACGAGTCTTGAGGGAGCAGTTTCCGATTGATAGCCATGAAAGGTGCGTAGTGTAGTTTTGACTAGGGAAATCATTGCCAAGAGGCCCGCTCGGGGTGCCTTGGACTGTGAGACCGCCACCTTTTGGTAGAAAGGGATGTTCATCCTCAAGAACATGACCTTACAACGGGTGTACACTTGTCAGGCGCGTATCGAGGTCTGTAGAACGCTTTGATGTAGCACAGCTTGGGCTTGATATTGTGTCAAAGCATGGGTATGATGTCTCACACCACGAGGCTGGCACAGAGAGAGACTTGTATTCTGTACCAAGCAGACTGTCCTTCCGTCCACCATTTTGCGGGACGGAACATCGCCTGGTCCGCCATACTCGACAGAAACATAAGGCAGTACTGCGTActtgtttatcttttcctgACACAGAATTTGTATGTAGGAAATGAatatgcacacgcacgcacaaacagtGATACACACGTGAGTAGAGAGCTGGTCACTGGTCACGCAGGCGGCAGACGACTGATGATGCTAGCCACCTGACCGTCCGCTGGCCCCACATCCATCAACGGCTCGTTTTGCGCCCATCGACGTCTTCCCCGGACGTGCCGAGCACAGACAGATGACTGAGCTGTATAGAGTGTACAGAGCTCGAGGCCTTGTGAGAGTATTGACCTTGTACTTTCCTATCTCCACGAACTGACTTGTACAAATAGAAGCCACCCACCCCAGACCCCAACAGCCACGTGAGAGGGAAACGTAAAGGGCTTAAAACGGCAGAAACGGGAAGTATAAGAATTATATTTCAGAAGCGTAaacggtctgtgtgtgtgtgtgcacgctcgCGCTGGTGCTGACGACGGTTGCTGATGGCGTCCCTACCAACTCGCCCCCCCTTGTCGGCAGTTCAAAGGCGAGTAGCGGGATGCTATGACGACGGTGCTCCTTTTAGCGGTGGCTCATGATGTATTTATAGTCATTTATTGCCGCATGGATTGTCATGAGCCGTTATATGTGTTTGTCGGTTATCGATCAACGGCAattgttactttgttttttttggcagtTTTATGCCGTTCTGTTTTTACCCCTTTGGTGATAATTGCACCATCGGGTGGTGGCTATTTTAGTGCTTTCgagccttttgtttttcttgtcctcTTTTGGTAAATTTTGTATGAAATGGGAAGCAGTTTAAGGTAAAGGACTATAAACCGTCGCTTGGACAGTTCCTTCTATAACTCCACgctgcatttctttcttttctcacttGGTATAACAAACGACTTTTTAACTTGTTCTCCTGGACGCTTTGTAACTTAACAAGTTACGACTTTAAAACTTCGGCATTTTAACTCCTTTGGAGCTTAAAAGAAATACACCGGCTTTTTTCGGTGGATCTACGATTTATCCAGGTTGGTCATAATTACTATCACAGCTTAATACTCGATTGGTTTCACTGCGATGTTCGATACAAAGGAGAAGGTAAAGCGACACGGCGGTCAGCCTGGTCCAGACCCTGTCAGCTTTTGATGGAAAAGGCGCTGGTGCATGTTTGCCAGCCCACCAGCAGGGAAAACCGGATGAGCGAAATATGAGGGGCATTTTGTTTGACACCTCTCAGGTATTAAAACATTGCTTAGTCGCGGTGACTGATGTCAATGGGAGTTTCTCGGGTAAACGTCCGCTGTTTCCTTTCATGGAAGGGAGTCGATACGGTCTGGAAGGTGGGGTAGAGGAAGAGATTGTtgattgttctgtttttgtcatttcGTAAAAGGCTGTGTTGCTTAGAAGCACGGAGGTTGCTGTGGTGTAATGCTGCTCGTGTTCATCGTGTCAGCATGCAACTGCCCGAAAGGAGGCCTTGTCCTCGTTTCTCTGCTTCAAAACATTTGGAGAAGATGGTCAAGTGGTTACAGCGCTGGTGTCCGAACCGAGGGTTTCGATACCCATGTGGCACAGCAAACTTTCCGCAGTGGACTCAGATGTTGGGATTGGGTAATTGACTCCGTAGAGTGTTGTGGAAGATAAGGCAGGAGAGATAGATGATAAGGGCACCGCTCACATAAGCTGTCCCCGACAAAAGTGAGTCTCACTTCAACGACCGTAAAAGCTGTGATCGGACTACCTTCATCAGTCGGTGGCTATACCCGTGGCtatgccatattttttttacaaaaaatatattaattattaaatcttttaatacattaatattattttcttggtCCTTTGGTCGACCGCCTCGTGGAGGGTCAAGAATTCCATAGATGTTAGCCTCCCCCATCCCCAGCCAGTGAACACGCTAGTGGAGTCATTGTGTTGCCAGTAGTAGGAATATTGCGGGGACGGTGACTGGGCGCCGTGTAGTGTTGATACCGGCCAACTACAAAGGTGACAATGCAGGCGGATTGGACATCGATCTGTGCCGAAACCGACAGCACTCTACAGCCCGTGTTCTCTGAGAAGTGAGGAGAGGGGGAGTGATGGGAACGGGGGTGGCGATTACGGTTTCGACGACGCGGAGCAGTTCGCCAGGTTTTTGCTCAACCTGGTCTACAGCGGCCGATAGAAGCacctggttttttgtttttttaatttttttttgtgtgtgggagttttatttttctttctcaccttgGCGCACGGCGGCGTGCGAGTGTCGTGATGAGGGCATTAAGCGGAACGTGGAGTCCTTCTTGAAGCAGTATTGATTGCCATAACGCACTTCATGATTGCTTGCGGCACAAGCACTATGGCGGTTGAAGGGTTGGGGTTGGAATGGGCATGGCGTGAGGGGGGAGAATTGTTTTTGAGCGGCGCCTTATGTGTAAAAcgcaagagaaaacaaaaccccGTGCGCCTCGCTTTCGCGTGTCAGATCGATGCTGCGCGTTCCTGCCGTTGTGACGTCAGAAGCTATTGCGTCAGAGGTTGGGGTTGGGGGAAAGGAAGGTTGGAGGAGTGGGGAAAGAGGGAAAGGATCAAAGACACAGTGGAGTCCGAAACGATTCCCCCCTCGCTTCGGTCGGGGGTTTGTCCCGCCACCCTTTCTCCACCCCGTAGATGTCCGGTGCTCGTCACGAATGAAATAAGATCTCTCGTTGATACTCGGCCTGTGTCATCGGTCTAGAGAGCCGACTACTTTACTTTGAtcatagccttagttgttggctcggagtaaaacacTAATCCTTCATTTCACCGCTTAAAAAGCGAAAGTCGCTGTGCTCACCCTGATTTTCGTTTTAACACCATACCTTGCTCACCGCTTACTCTTGACATCTGTCGCGCAGTTACAGGTTGCTTCCGAAAACCCAAAAAAGCAGCGCGTTGACATTTTACCGTGGCACCAGACACGGAAGGTGGGGTGGCTGGCGAGCGCATTGTCCACCCGGCGTTTGCGGCGAATGGCGTGAAAAATGTATCGTCCTCACCTCTCATTAATTTCGTTCTTGAGGAGCTGTCGGTGATCTCGTCCAACCGCATTGCTTCGTATCGATTTACCTGACGCGGATATTAGGAGTGTAATCGCTCTTATAAAGGCTGGAAAAACGTGGCCATGTTGCTGGACAACTTGGAAGGCGAAAAAAACTAACTCCGGCGATCAGTACGCTGCTCtgtttgatgtgtgtgagagtgtgtttagggtgttttgtatgtgtgtgagagaggaaatACAGGTGTTCTGCTTCATCTTTGATTATTCAGTACAAcgagaaaagatttaaaaaaaaaaccattggcTTAAGATTTGTGTATGGTTACTACAAGAGGGAGCAGGTTGTTGTCTGTAGTTTCAATGTAGAGCAGTTTTGctggtaaattaaaaaaaatagtttagctTCATCGTCATGTATTCGTTCTTTCCTTTATCCTTCGAAGCATCCTTCATTTTATTGTGCACCTGACGAACCCCACAGCTGTTAGTCCATCAAGAACTTTTAGACCAGATCATGGTCATAGGACGTGGTCACAACATTGTGTCCCTGTTGTCATGAGGGCAGTGCCAAGTTCCTTGACGACGCTTGTGGGTCACGCCATCTCCTAACGGACTCTAACTGTCCGGAGCTGAAAGATGACGTGTGAAAAGGGAGAAGATGTAAACGCCACGTCCGTGGCAATATTTAGGCAGCATATATCTTGTTAAAGGTGATCAATAGGGCAAGACCGCACTTTCCCCTGaagtatagaaaaataaattatcgtGGCTGTTGTTTCAGCAAAAAGCCATAGCGCTAGTAAGCTCCTTTGTACTCTTGTGGTATGAGAAAAAATGAGACAGCCGCAGTATTACAGacatttgtctttaaaaaatattcacttcTTTGCTATGAACGGGTTAGAGATatgaaaaatcaaaaacaatcattaaaataatcacaaattgCGTAGCGTGAAGGAAGCACAGTGTGCCAACAGAGATTTCTTTGTATAACCCAAACAGGAAGTCGTTTGCTTCTTAAGCTGTTTaatggagaaaacaaaatgatctTGATTACGGATTACTGAAGGAAAGTGTCTTAGAtggctgtctctctctctgtgacacgCACCCCGTCATGTTGATGTTGAATACTGCACAATATTACCCCCGGAGCACTCAGACCCTAAGCAACGGTAGTGTAAACCTCTTGCCTGTTCTTCTTTGTCTCCTGTTGTTGTGGCGGGTGGACACGGTCTTGCCGGGCAGTCTGTCAGTCTTGTCACACGGCGCAGACGGATGGTCTCCACTCTGCCTGTTGACGCAACACGTTTCGCCGTAGGGCCTGTTGCgcttcccactttttttttaaaaattattatttatttctcagaAAGCTGAATCCCTCCGCTTTTGCGATATCTCTCTTAACCAATCTCCCTGAAACAGACTAGTGGCAAAGCGTTTTTATTTTCGGTGAAGCTGTTCCTTCGTAGGTTTTTACTTGTTCTCTTTTGCAGAAGCGGGGAATGAGGATGGGAGGGAGAGATTCCagctctctctgtgtgtgtgtgttcagtttACCGAGCGGGCGCCAGTGTTGGCAGGGGAACGAAGCTATTGATCTGAGCGAGTGCAAGCGTTCACATAGGTCTCTATTTGCCTCTCGGCCCCTCCGTGGCAAGGGGAGGCATGACGAGCGCGATGTGGTGATGGGGAAGAGGAAGGGAGGCATGACGATAGCgatgtggtggtagtggtggtgggggaggttGGAAAGAGGAAGCAAAGCTCCATCCTTTATAGTGGGAACAAGTTATCGCTGCTGACAGGTGGTGCGTGGATGTGCAGTGGGGCGAGGAGAATGCATGGTCTGAACTAGTTGGGTGTGATGTGAGGCACGTCAGGTTTGCTTGTGGTTTGCCGTTGTGATGTTTCCATCAGTTTTGTTATGCAAGAATACGTGTTTTGGTATGCATTTATTGCTATTTTGTTACACGACCGAAATACGCTATGGAGAAAACTGACAATTTTAAGGAACAAAACTGGACAGAGTAAGAACCTTAGTCAGTTATCACCGTTGTTTAACGTCCTACTGTCTTCTGTAAGCAGCGGTGACTGCTTGTCTTTCTCCCTGTCCTCGCGGCAACAGACAAACTAAAACTAAATCAAGTGTCCAGTGGGATCCGCTTCTAAAGGAGAAGGCAGAGGACGAAAGTAAAGAAGACAGCATGTCAGTAGTGGTGAGGGAGCGAGTTGCATGGTCGGGTCATCGTGACCCCGAGTATACCAGCACCTGCCGTTGATGGCCAGAAAGTAAGAATGTCATACAAACGGCGAGAAGGCGATAAACGACCACTAGGGCATGTAGGACACAATAAAGACTAAGAACAATAAGGTGTCTTATCCCTTCTCACCCCCGCTATTTCCTTGTCCTGCCCCTTCCCTCCTGCCAGGGAGGTGAAGCGCGTGCATGTCATTACTGCAGTCAGGAGCTTAGTTGTGGGGTTCAGATCTGCTTTCGAGCCACATACTTTTCTATTCACAGGAATAAGAGATGTCTCTACTACAGTTTCATCCCCTTTTCATcactccttcccctcccccttccttAAGTATGAgataacttattttttaaaaatcggtttgtctatttctttttcattagcgctgaattaataaaaaaaaaattgctgaccAGTTTTGCTGAGAGATGCGAAGACTTGACTTCTACACGAGTGgtgattatttatttcttaagcCCTCATTGAGGCAGGGAAGTCTAGAGACAGCAGAGAGCAGAAATCAAATTCTGCCAGCGCATGGGGACCTTTTAATGTCCTTGCTGAAGGAAGGAGGAATTTTTTAAAACGGGTCAGTCTGCTGCAATTAATGACAGCAAAGGGCTCAGGAGAGCTCTTAAAGGTCTTCCCTCACCTTTTTCTGTCGGCGGAGTTCGCAGCACGTAGGTCGCAGGACGCCGTCTAACTGCACCTGATGCATGGGGTCCGTAACGAGATAACCGCGTGCAGCAGCGCCCTCCGTGCGTGGCACGACTGTCAACCcttaaaacacatttgttcaAGAAACACCTTGTGAcgaatttcattttgtttctggcCGGCGACGCCATGATGATTAGTTGACACGACCGGCATCTTGTCAAGTCCCTCAATCTAACTCCACCTAGCTTCTACATCTTTCTAGTCGTCAACTTGCTCGAGAGTTCAACGAGCATCGTCGTGTGAAAGCTTGGCATCGACGTCATTGACGACGACAAAAGCGCCGGGGGATGACGTGTATACTCGTAATTGGCGTCACCTTCCCACCTGTTGATTGTTAACATATTTAGACTTGTAGGCTCGCTGTGGTTCCATGTCATCTGCAGATTTCGCTGTGTTCATTTCATGTacaatttttactgtttttattattcgtGTAATTGATTAGCTGTCAGAGCACAACAATgctgtgcatcatcatcatcatctcttatCACTAATAGCATCTTTAAGGAAATGGAAGCAAACGGCTTAGAAAGTGATGCTCTTTAAAGGACGTAGACACAAGGTCAGCCAGTAAGGACGTTCAAAGTATGGAgataattcttttaaataaaagatcaaGACTACCCAACCCCTTTCCATCTCTTTATTcttgagtttttttgttttttgtttttttttaatggcgtGAATTGGAAATTTGAATGCTGTGTAAACGCATA
This sequence is a window from Pomacea canaliculata isolate SZHN2017 linkage group LG5, ASM307304v1, whole genome shotgun sequence. Protein-coding genes within it:
- the LOC112565379 gene encoding E3 ubiquitin-protein ligase MARCH5-like, which translates into the protein MSQSRINADNDRQSCWVCFATDEDDTEAAWVRPCRCRGTTKWVHQSCLQRWVDEKQRGNSTAKVACPQCNTEYIIIFPKLGPVVYLMDIADKIIYKMCPFVAGGMFIGSVYWTAVTYGAVTVMQVLGHKEGLNVMERADPLFLLIGLPTIPVMLILGKMVRWEDYILRLWRKHSSKLPLLNYLFPDEYSRSSRVPAETVPLSDPISATRVLCGALILPTIATIVGKLMFSSVQSNFQRTLLGGIAFIAIKGVLKIYYKQSQYHRQANRVILDYNGEPFPASSASTPVSS